From a region of the Citricoccus muralis genome:
- the fdhA gene encoding formaldehyde dehydrogenase, glutathione-independent: MPGNRAVAYKEPGVVEVIDTEYPTFELKDGPGVNPANVGRKVPHGVILKTVATNICGSDQHMVRGRTTAPANLVLGHEITGEVVEVGPDVEFIKVGDIVSVPFNISCGRCRNCKVLKTGICLNVNPDRPGSAYGYVDMGGWVGGQAEYVLVPYADWNLLKFPDRDQALEKIMDLTMLSDIFPTGFHGAVTAGVGVGSTVYVAGAGPVGLAAAIGAQLLGAAVVIVGDMNEDRLAQARSFGCETVNVGEGPLRDQIEQILGVPEVDSGIDAVGFEARGHGKDASHEAPATVLNSLMDITTAGGSLGIPGLYVTGDPGAVDEAAQKGSLSLSLGTGWAKSLSFATGQCPVMKYNRQLMMAILHDKAPIAKAVNAKAISLEDAPRGYAEFDAGAATKFVLNPNGYLTA; encoded by the coding sequence ATGCCAGGAAATCGTGCCGTCGCCTACAAGGAACCGGGCGTCGTCGAGGTCATCGACACCGAGTACCCCACCTTCGAGTTGAAGGACGGCCCGGGCGTGAACCCCGCCAACGTGGGCCGCAAGGTTCCCCATGGGGTCATTCTCAAGACCGTCGCCACCAACATCTGCGGCTCGGACCAGCACATGGTGCGCGGCCGGACCACGGCCCCTGCCAACCTGGTCCTGGGCCACGAGATCACCGGTGAAGTGGTGGAGGTCGGCCCGGACGTCGAGTTCATCAAGGTCGGGGACATCGTCTCCGTCCCGTTCAACATCTCCTGCGGCCGGTGCCGCAATTGCAAGGTGCTCAAGACCGGCATCTGCTTGAACGTGAACCCAGACCGTCCGGGCAGCGCCTACGGCTACGTGGACATGGGTGGCTGGGTCGGCGGACAGGCCGAGTACGTCCTCGTCCCCTATGCCGACTGGAACCTGCTGAAGTTCCCGGACCGGGACCAGGCGCTGGAGAAGATCATGGACCTCACCATGCTCTCCGATATCTTTCCCACCGGCTTCCACGGCGCTGTCACGGCCGGGGTGGGTGTCGGCTCCACCGTCTACGTGGCCGGTGCGGGCCCCGTGGGCCTGGCCGCGGCCATCGGCGCGCAGCTGCTCGGTGCCGCCGTCGTGATTGTGGGCGATATGAACGAGGACCGCCTGGCTCAGGCACGTTCCTTCGGCTGTGAGACCGTCAACGTCGGCGAAGGCCCGCTCCGGGACCAGATCGAGCAGATCCTCGGCGTCCCCGAAGTGGACAGCGGGATCGACGCCGTCGGTTTCGAGGCCCGCGGGCACGGCAAGGATGCCAGCCACGAGGCTCCGGCGACGGTCCTGAACTCCCTCATGGACATCACCACCGCTGGTGGATCCCTCGGCATCCCGGGTCTGTACGTCACGGGCGACCCTGGTGCCGTGGACGAGGCCGCCCAGAAGGGTTCGCTGTCCCTCTCGCTGGGCACAGGTTGGGCCAAGTCTTTGTCCTTCGCCACGGGGCAGTGCCCGGTGATGAAGTACAACCGCCAGCTGATGATGGCGATCCTGCACGACAAGGCGCCGATCGCGAAGGCCGTCAATGCGAAGGCGATCTCCCTTGAGGACGCCCCGCGCGGCTACGCCGAGTTCGACGCCGGCGCGGCGACGAAGTTCGTGCTCAACCCCAACGGGTACCTCACGGCTTGA
- a CDS encoding four-helix bundle copper-binding protein yields the protein MTHHVSTMLDTYPKDLGPVDRDALAACIEACVECAQTCTACADACLAEDMVAELTGCISTNLDCADLCAATGRVLTRRTGDSLEVTRALVEACRIECRTCAEECESHAQMHEHCRICAEACRRCEQACADLLAALG from the coding sequence ATGACCCATCACGTGAGCACGATGTTGGACACCTATCCGAAGGACCTGGGACCGGTGGACCGGGACGCTCTGGCCGCCTGCATCGAGGCCTGTGTCGAGTGCGCCCAGACGTGCACCGCCTGCGCCGACGCCTGCCTGGCCGAGGACATGGTGGCGGAGCTGACCGGGTGCATCAGCACCAACCTGGACTGCGCCGATCTCTGCGCCGCCACGGGGCGGGTCCTCACCCGGCGCACCGGTGACAGCCTCGAGGTGACCCGCGCCCTGGTGGAGGCCTGTCGCATCGAGTGCCGGACCTGCGCGGAGGAATGCGAGAGCCATGCCCAGATGCACGAGCACTGCAGGATCTGCGCCGAGGCCTGCCGCCGCTGCGAGCAGGCCTGCGCCGACCTCCTCGCCGCGCTGGGCTGA
- a CDS encoding IS1380 family transposase: MQVSHTRSALSASFDEPNLIGSAGLVPMMELAAEAGLHQLAKGRLTVPTDKGANAGAKIAALVAGMCAGADSIDDMAILRHGAMKRLFNACYAPSTLGSFLRAFTFGHVRQLDAVASRLLANLSVSASALGSPGTGQFVYVDVDDTIIEVHGYQKQGSGYGYSGVRGLNALLATASTETAAPVILGQRLRRGAVGSPRGACRLIADALATLKRLPPDSGARMLVRADSAFYGHATVATALKAGADVSVTVRMNPAVKAAIATIADDAWTGIEYPEAIYDETTGTWTSKAEVAEVSFTAFTSRKKAERIPGRLVVRRIPELNPRQDDGQPTLFDTHRFHAFFTTVDPEVLDTVAADRTHRQHAIIEQVNADLKDSALAHLPSGHFGANSAWLVCTVMAYNLTRTAGLLAAGTFTKARTGTIRARLVNIPARIASSARKIRIRLPEAWPWQHAFERLFTAIHPPPQSA; encoded by the coding sequence ATGCAAGTTTCCCACACCCGTTCCGCACTGTCAGCTTCCTTCGACGAGCCGAACCTCATCGGCTCCGCCGGACTGGTGCCGATGATGGAGCTGGCCGCCGAGGCCGGCCTGCACCAGCTGGCCAAGGGGCGATTGACGGTGCCGACCGACAAGGGCGCCAACGCCGGGGCCAAGATCGCGGCCCTGGTGGCCGGCATGTGCGCCGGAGCCGACTCGATCGACGACATGGCCATCCTGCGCCACGGGGCGATGAAACGACTCTTCAACGCCTGCTACGCGCCCTCGACCCTGGGTTCGTTCCTGCGTGCGTTCACCTTCGGGCACGTCCGCCAGCTCGACGCGGTCGCCTCCCGACTGTTGGCCAACCTCTCCGTCAGTGCATCGGCGCTGGGAAGCCCCGGCACCGGACAGTTCGTCTATGTGGATGTGGACGACACGATCATCGAGGTCCACGGCTATCAGAAGCAAGGCTCCGGATACGGATACTCGGGCGTGCGTGGACTCAACGCCTTGCTGGCCACGGCGAGCACCGAGACTGCGGCCCCGGTGATCTTGGGTCAGCGTCTGCGTCGCGGAGCGGTGGGCTCCCCACGCGGGGCCTGCCGGTTGATCGCCGACGCGCTGGCCACGCTCAAGCGACTGCCTCCGGACTCTGGCGCCCGGATGTTGGTCCGTGCCGACTCAGCTTTCTACGGGCACGCCACCGTGGCCACCGCGTTGAAAGCCGGTGCCGACGTCTCGGTCACCGTGCGGATGAATCCGGCGGTCAAGGCCGCCATCGCCACCATCGCCGACGACGCCTGGACCGGCATCGAATACCCCGAGGCGATCTACGACGAGACCACCGGCACCTGGACCTCCAAAGCCGAGGTCGCCGAGGTGTCCTTCACCGCGTTCACCTCGAGGAAGAAAGCCGAACGCATCCCCGGACGCCTGGTGGTGCGCCGCATCCCAGAACTGAACCCCAGGCAGGACGACGGGCAGCCGACGTTGTTCGACACCCACCGGTTCCACGCCTTCTTCACCACCGTGGATCCGGAAGTGTTGGACACGGTGGCCGCGGACCGGACCCACCGGCAACACGCGATCATCGAGCAAGTCAACGCCGACCTGAAAGACAGCGCCCTGGCCCACCTGCCCTCCGGCCACTTCGGGGCCAACAGCGCCTGGCTGGTCTGCACGGTGATGGCCTACAACCTCACCCGCACCGCCGGGCTCCTCGCCGCCGGCACCTTCACCAAAGCCCGCACCGGCACCATCCGGGCCAGACTCGTGAACATCCCGGCCCGCATCGCCTCCAGCGCCCGCAAAATTCGAATCAGACTGCCCGAGGCCTGGCCCTGGCAACACGCCTTCGAACGACTCTTCACCGCCATCCACCCGCCACCACAATCGGCATAG
- a CDS encoding LysR family transcriptional regulator: MRPDPYTVNETPSRYFVTVAEELHFGRAAARLHITQPSLSVQIRNLERSLNTPLLNRTSRGVTLTPAGEVLLGHARDLLSAAEVAASLTKRAAQEPGRKLVVGFQANAAAELTRAILEAYRDSNPAVEVEMRSYPFSDPTAGLADGSSDVAFVRPPLPHFKDLRMAVLFTEPRVLAVSEASDLASQSSVHVDELLKEPFVARNAPDLWRDFWLATEARHDHAPVIGSDVSTVDECFEAILSQKGIAFTQASTQRFYSRPGLSFVPVIGLSPSTVSVAWRQDNEHWAARTFVGTAQHTAQSTPLPQTSQLI, encoded by the coding sequence TTGAGACCGGACCCTTACACAGTCAATGAAACACCCTCGCGCTACTTCGTCACTGTCGCTGAAGAGCTGCACTTCGGACGCGCTGCCGCCCGGCTCCACATCACCCAGCCGTCCCTGAGCGTGCAGATTCGGAATCTCGAGCGCTCCCTCAACACGCCCCTGCTGAACCGAACTAGCCGCGGCGTGACGCTGACCCCCGCTGGGGAAGTCCTTCTGGGGCACGCGCGGGACCTACTGAGTGCTGCTGAGGTAGCAGCGTCCCTGACGAAACGGGCAGCCCAAGAACCCGGCCGGAAGCTGGTCGTGGGCTTCCAGGCCAACGCCGCCGCGGAACTTACCCGCGCCATCCTGGAGGCCTACCGCGACAGCAACCCGGCTGTGGAGGTGGAGATGCGCTCCTACCCCTTCAGCGACCCGACAGCAGGGCTGGCGGATGGCAGCTCAGACGTCGCGTTCGTCCGGCCGCCCCTACCGCATTTCAAGGACCTCCGGATGGCCGTCCTGTTCACCGAGCCCAGGGTCCTGGCGGTATCCGAGGCATCCGACCTGGCGTCCCAGTCCTCGGTCCATGTCGATGAACTCCTTAAAGAACCCTTCGTAGCCCGAAACGCCCCTGACCTGTGGAGGGACTTCTGGCTGGCTACCGAAGCCCGCCACGACCACGCACCGGTCATCGGCTCGGACGTCAGCACCGTCGATGAGTGTTTCGAAGCGATCCTCAGCCAAAAAGGCATCGCCTTCACCCAAGCCTCCACCCAGCGGTTCTACAGCCGGCCCGGCCTGTCCTTCGTCCCCGTGATAGGACTCTCGCCCTCCACGGTCAGCGTCGCATGGCGGCAGGATAACGAACACTGGGCAGCACGAACCTTCGTGGGAACAGCCCAGCACACCGCACAGAGCACTCCGCTTCCGCAGACCTCGCAACTGATCTGA
- a CDS encoding IS256 family transposase, with translation MTEIADAQNPLAGVLSADQIDAMVTAAEDLGEGRHGVEELLSRMTQAVLERALETEISDHLGYESGDPAGHGTGNSRNGKTTKSVQTLQGPVQLTVPRDRNSSFEPVIVPKGARRLGKVEDMILSLYARGMTTRDIGSHLDEIYGSKVSAATISRVTDVVADEIVQWQSRPLETVYPIVYIDAIWLKIRDGGVVVNKACHVAVGVDLEGRKQVLGLWLGATEGAKFWANVLTEIRNRGTKDILILCCDGLTGLPAAVNSIYPETVVQTCVVHLLRSAMKYASYSDRKTMAKDMKPIYTAATVAAAELAMEAFAEAWGTKAPGAVLSWRNAWEDFTPFLAFTPGIRKVIYTTNQIESINYQLRKITKTRGSFPSDEAALKLVYLGIRNIETTRGGELGTGTQGWHQALNAFAVQFPNRLPL, from the coding sequence ATGACCGAAATAGCTGATGCCCAGAACCCTTTGGCCGGGGTCCTCAGCGCCGACCAGATCGACGCGATGGTGACCGCCGCAGAGGACCTCGGCGAGGGCCGCCACGGCGTGGAGGAGCTGCTGTCGAGGATGACCCAGGCGGTGTTGGAGCGGGCCCTGGAGACCGAGATCAGCGACCACCTGGGCTACGAGTCCGGGGACCCCGCCGGCCACGGCACCGGCAACTCCCGCAACGGCAAGACCACCAAGAGCGTTCAGACCCTCCAGGGCCCGGTCCAGCTCACCGTCCCGAGGGACCGGAACAGCTCCTTCGAGCCGGTGATCGTCCCTAAGGGAGCTCGCCGGCTGGGCAAGGTCGAGGACATGATCCTCTCGCTCTACGCCCGCGGGATGACCACGAGGGACATTGGCTCGCACCTGGATGAGATCTACGGATCGAAAGTCTCCGCCGCAACGATCTCCCGGGTTACCGACGTGGTGGCCGACGAGATCGTCCAATGGCAGTCCCGGCCCCTGGAGACGGTCTATCCGATCGTCTACATCGACGCCATCTGGCTGAAGATCCGCGACGGCGGGGTCGTGGTCAACAAGGCCTGCCACGTGGCCGTAGGCGTGGACCTGGAAGGCCGCAAGCAGGTTCTGGGACTCTGGCTCGGCGCCACCGAGGGCGCGAAGTTCTGGGCCAACGTCCTGACCGAGATCCGCAACCGGGGCACCAAGGACATCCTGATCCTGTGCTGCGACGGACTGACCGGGCTGCCGGCCGCGGTCAACAGCATCTACCCCGAGACCGTGGTCCAGACCTGCGTGGTCCACCTGCTGCGCTCGGCCATGAAGTACGCCTCCTACTCCGACCGCAAGACCATGGCCAAGGACATGAAACCGATCTACACGGCGGCCACCGTGGCCGCGGCGGAGTTGGCTATGGAGGCCTTCGCCGAAGCCTGGGGCACCAAGGCGCCGGGGGCGGTCTTGTCGTGGCGGAATGCCTGGGAGGACTTCACCCCGTTCTTGGCGTTCACGCCCGGGATCCGCAAGGTCATCTACACCACGAACCAGATCGAATCGATCAACTACCAGCTACGAAAGATCACCAAGACCCGCGGCTCGTTCCCCTCGGACGAAGCTGCGTTGAAGCTGGTCTACCTGGGGATCCGGAACATCGAGACCACCCGTGGTGGTGAACTCGGGACCGGCACCCAGGGATGGCACCAGGCGCTGAACGCCTTCGCCGTGCAATTCCCCAACCGACTCCCGCTCTGA
- a CDS encoding alpha/beta fold hydrolase: MSRISPVTGHYVTVDVDGLEYKVFYLENGTGQPLVCQHTAGAHNHQWRGLLEDEEVTANYRVIAYDLPRHGKSDPPENTEWWTEEYKLTADHYANFIIALCDALELENPIFMGSSFGGNIALQLAHRRPDRFDAVIPVEGADHSPGFYLDWWHHPHANAAQVCASGTWDLMAPQSPESDRWKTWFYYTQGSEAFKGDLHFYSVDHDLRGKLGEIDTDQCAVVLMTGEYDYLTTPEDGARTAGEIRNAEFIEMKEIGHFPMSENYPVFRAYLKQALEIVKDKKKSTASV; encoded by the coding sequence ATGTCTCGCATCTCACCAGTTACCGGGCACTATGTCACCGTTGACGTCGACGGGCTGGAATACAAGGTGTTCTACCTCGAGAACGGAACCGGCCAGCCGCTGGTCTGTCAGCACACGGCCGGCGCCCATAACCATCAGTGGCGTGGGCTGCTGGAAGACGAAGAAGTGACCGCCAACTACCGGGTCATCGCCTACGATCTGCCCCGCCACGGCAAGTCCGACCCACCGGAAAACACCGAATGGTGGACCGAGGAATACAAGCTCACCGCCGACCACTACGCCAACTTCATCATCGCCCTGTGCGACGCGTTGGAACTGGAGAACCCGATCTTCATGGGGTCCTCCTTCGGCGGGAATATCGCCCTGCAGCTCGCCCATCGACGCCCGGACCGCTTCGACGCGGTAATCCCGGTCGAGGGAGCGGACCACTCCCCCGGCTTTTACCTGGACTGGTGGCACCACCCCCATGCCAACGCCGCCCAGGTCTGCGCGAGCGGAACCTGGGACCTCATGGCCCCGCAGTCGCCCGAATCGGACCGGTGGAAAACCTGGTTCTACTACACCCAGGGCTCCGAAGCCTTCAAGGGCGACCTACACTTCTACTCCGTGGACCACGACCTGCGCGGGAAACTCGGAGAGATCGACACCGACCAATGCGCTGTCGTCCTCATGACCGGTGAGTACGACTACCTCACCACTCCCGAGGACGGGGCCAGGACCGCCGGCGAGATCCGCAACGCGGAGTTCATCGAGATGAAGGAAATCGGCCACTTCCCGATGAGCGAGAACTACCCCGTGTTCCGGGCCTACCTCAAGCAGGCCCTTGAAATCGTCAAGGACAAGAAAAAGTCCACGGCAAGCGTCTGA
- a CDS encoding putative quinol monooxygenase has protein sequence MVTKALLVRLEALPGKETELADFLTGARSIVMEEPGTVAWFAIRFGPSTFGVFDVFPDDEARDAHLAGGVGQALGPNTGVLFSEPQIEKIDLLADKLPA, from the coding sequence ATGGTTACCAAAGCTCTCCTCGTGCGTCTCGAAGCCCTGCCGGGCAAGGAGACCGAACTCGCAGACTTCCTCACCGGAGCGCGGTCGATCGTGATGGAAGAGCCAGGCACTGTCGCCTGGTTCGCGATCCGGTTTGGCCCCTCTACCTTTGGCGTGTTTGACGTGTTCCCCGACGACGAGGCCAGAGACGCCCACCTCGCCGGAGGTGTCGGCCAGGCGCTCGGACCCAACACCGGCGTGCTCTTCTCCGAGCCGCAGATCGAGAAGATCGACCTTCTCGCCGACAAGCTCCCGGCGTAG
- a CDS encoding DapH/DapD/GlmU-related protein, producing the protein MELEDLLDALNAGETITGDSPLHAVMHRTSQEALRITGELNGGYHEPARVRELLSELFGRPVPDTVMLFPPFRTDFGKNTVLGERVFLNSGCAFQDQGGITIGEGCQIGHNTVIATLNHALDPVHRLDMLPAPVVIGNNVWVGSNATLLPGVTIGDNAVVAAAAVVTKDVPADSVVVGSPARVVRSVTGEPDVRP; encoded by the coding sequence ATGGAACTCGAGGACCTGCTCGACGCCCTGAACGCCGGCGAGACCATCACGGGCGATTCGCCCCTGCACGCGGTCATGCACCGCACCAGCCAGGAGGCGCTGCGCATCACCGGGGAGCTGAACGGCGGTTACCACGAGCCGGCCCGGGTCCGGGAGCTGCTGTCCGAGCTCTTCGGCCGGCCGGTCCCGGACACGGTGATGCTGTTCCCGCCGTTCCGGACCGACTTCGGCAAGAACACCGTCCTCGGCGAACGGGTCTTCCTCAACTCCGGCTGCGCCTTCCAGGACCAGGGCGGCATCACGATCGGCGAGGGCTGCCAGATCGGGCACAACACGGTCATCGCGACCCTGAACCACGCCCTCGATCCGGTGCACCGCCTGGACATGCTCCCGGCGCCCGTGGTGATCGGAAACAACGTGTGGGTCGGATCCAATGCGACGCTCCTGCCGGGCGTGACCATCGGGGACAACGCCGTGGTGGCCGCGGCCGCCGTGGTGACCAAGGACGTCCCGGCGGACTCCGTGGTCGTCGGCTCCCCGGCCCGGGTGGTGCGGTCCGTGACCGGGGAGCCGGACGTCAGGCCTTAG
- a CDS encoding helix-turn-helix transcriptional regulator — MDNRAEVREFLMSRRAKITPERAGLPAGGNRRVPGLRRHEVATLAGVSVEYYTKLERGAIAGASASVLDSLSRALMLNETERAHLFDLARAADGIPTSGRHRRPASAPRQPRESLQWTLESMQGAVAFVRNPVQDLVAVNRLGRAFYSPVIGDGGRTPNLARFQFLDPASRDFYPEWDRFAHMCVGSMRAEAGRDPQNRGIQDLVGELSTQSEAFRTLWAAHDVRTHGAGTKRFNHPQVGELVLAYEELAITAEEGLAVVVYTAEPGSASAERLQLLASLAASEVEADAQRR; from the coding sequence ATGGACAATCGAGCCGAGGTACGCGAGTTCCTCATGTCCCGCCGCGCCAAGATCACCCCGGAGCGGGCCGGGCTGCCGGCGGGCGGGAACCGCCGGGTGCCGGGGCTGCGGCGCCATGAGGTCGCCACCCTGGCGGGGGTCAGCGTGGAGTACTACACGAAGCTGGAGCGCGGCGCGATCGCCGGGGCGTCGGCGTCGGTCCTGGATTCCCTGAGCCGCGCCCTGATGCTCAACGAGACCGAGCGGGCCCACCTGTTCGACCTGGCCCGGGCCGCCGACGGCATCCCGACGTCCGGGCGTCACCGCCGGCCCGCCTCCGCTCCACGTCAGCCACGGGAGAGCCTGCAATGGACGCTGGAGTCCATGCAGGGCGCGGTGGCCTTCGTGCGGAACCCGGTCCAGGACCTGGTGGCCGTCAACCGCCTCGGGCGCGCGTTCTACTCGCCGGTGATCGGCGACGGCGGCCGCACACCCAACCTGGCCCGGTTCCAGTTCCTGGACCCGGCCTCCCGGGACTTCTACCCGGAGTGGGACCGGTTTGCGCACATGTGCGTGGGCAGCATGCGGGCCGAGGCCGGCCGGGACCCCCAGAACCGGGGCATTCAGGACCTGGTGGGCGAGCTGTCCACGCAGAGCGAGGCCTTCCGGACGCTGTGGGCCGCCCACGATGTGCGGACCCATGGCGCCGGCACCAAACGCTTCAACCACCCGCAGGTCGGCGAGCTGGTGCTGGCCTACGAGGAGCTGGCCATCACCGCCGAGGAAGGGCTGGCCGTGGTGGTCTACACCGCCGAGCCGGGCTCGGCGTCGGCAGAGCGGCTGCAACTGCTGGCGTCACTGGCGGCGAGTGAGGTGGAGGCTGACGCCCAGCGAAGGTGA
- a CDS encoding NAD(P)-dependent alcohol dehydrogenase — protein sequence MTAVPAYIAANATDPMTLGTIERRPVGPHDVRIDIRWSGICHSDIHTVRGDWGPQPYPLTVGHEIAGIVAEVGSEVTTHQVGDRAGVGCLVNSCGDCTNCANGDEQYCLNGSVGTYGATDRDGTITQGGYATGIVVDADFVLRIPESLPFEASAPLLCAGITTYSPLKHWGAGPGKRVGVVGFGGLGHMAVKIAHAMGAEVTVLSQSLRKQEDGERLGADHYYATSDPETFTALSKSLDLIINTVSAPVDVDAFLGLLAVNGALVNVGAPAEPMSLNVGSLLGGRRTYAGSMIGGIAETQEMLDFCAEHGIGAEVEVISAEQINEAWERVLASDVRYRFVIDASTFTA from the coding sequence ATGACTGCTGTTCCCGCCTACATCGCCGCCAACGCCACCGACCCGATGACCCTCGGGACCATCGAACGGCGCCCGGTCGGCCCCCATGACGTGCGGATCGACATCCGCTGGTCCGGCATCTGCCACTCGGACATCCACACCGTCCGAGGTGACTGGGGCCCGCAGCCCTATCCGCTGACCGTCGGCCATGAGATCGCCGGGATCGTGGCGGAGGTCGGCTCTGAGGTGACCACCCATCAGGTGGGCGACCGAGCCGGCGTCGGCTGTCTGGTGAACTCCTGCGGCGACTGCACCAACTGCGCCAATGGGGATGAGCAGTACTGCCTCAACGGCTCCGTGGGCACCTACGGCGCCACGGACCGGGACGGCACCATCACCCAGGGTGGCTACGCCACGGGGATCGTGGTGGACGCAGACTTCGTGCTGCGCATCCCCGAGTCCCTTCCCTTCGAGGCCTCGGCCCCGCTGCTGTGCGCCGGCATCACCACCTACTCCCCGCTCAAGCATTGGGGTGCCGGGCCGGGCAAGCGCGTGGGGGTGGTCGGCTTCGGCGGGCTCGGGCACATGGCCGTGAAGATCGCCCACGCCATGGGCGCCGAGGTCACCGTGCTCTCCCAGTCCTTGCGCAAGCAGGAGGACGGCGAGCGCCTGGGCGCGGACCACTACTACGCCACGAGTGACCCGGAGACCTTCACTGCTCTGTCCAAGAGCCTGGACCTGATCATCAACACGGTCAGCGCCCCGGTGGACGTGGATGCCTTCCTGGGCCTGCTGGCCGTCAACGGCGCCCTGGTGAACGTGGGCGCCCCGGCCGAGCCGATGAGCCTGAACGTGGGCTCCCTGCTGGGTGGCCGCCGCACCTACGCCGGCTCCATGATCGGCGGGATTGCCGAGACCCAGGAGATGCTGGACTTCTGCGCCGAGCACGGCATCGGCGCGGAGGTCGAGGTCATCAGTGCCGAGCAGATCAACGAGGCCTGGGAGCGGGTGTTGGCCTCGGATGTGCGCTACCGCTTCGTGATCGACGCCTCCACGTTCACAGCCTGA
- a CDS encoding aldo/keto reductase, with amino-acid sequence MKTVPLGSTETRAPNIIAGMMRIADKTPEQVRALYSAAREAGVDFFDHADLYGFNHPGGYHHCERVFAEALGLSSAEREQITLQTKTGIVDRDWHYDSSYEHIVASAEESLRALRTEYIDVLLLHRPDALVEPEEVARAFDELESAGKVRAFGVSNHTPRQIDLLQSAVRQPLLVNQVQLSLTHSTIVAQGLASNMAGQEDSLTRDGGGILDYCRLHGITVQAWSPFQRGAQGGVFFGSEDHPELNAELDRLATHYGVTPTAIATSWITRHPANMQVVLGTTNPQRIAEAVAGSDLPLTRGEWYGLLQAAGHHVP; translated from the coding sequence ATGAAGACCGTGCCCCTCGGCAGCACCGAGACCCGAGCGCCCAACATCATCGCCGGCATGATGCGGATCGCGGACAAGACGCCCGAGCAGGTCCGGGCGCTCTACAGCGCGGCCCGGGAGGCCGGTGTCGACTTCTTCGACCACGCCGACCTCTACGGCTTCAACCACCCCGGTGGCTACCACCACTGCGAACGTGTCTTCGCCGAGGCGCTCGGCCTCAGCAGCGCCGAGCGGGAGCAGATCACGCTGCAGACCAAGACGGGGATCGTGGACCGGGATTGGCACTATGACTCCTCCTACGAGCACATCGTGGCCTCCGCCGAGGAGTCGCTGCGGGCGCTGCGCACCGAGTACATCGACGTGTTGCTCCTGCACCGCCCGGACGCCCTCGTGGAGCCGGAGGAGGTGGCCCGCGCCTTCGACGAGCTGGAGTCCGCCGGCAAGGTGCGGGCCTTCGGTGTCTCCAACCACACCCCGCGCCAGATCGACCTGCTCCAGAGTGCCGTTCGCCAGCCGTTGCTCGTCAACCAGGTCCAGCTCTCCCTCACACACTCGACGATCGTGGCCCAGGGCCTGGCCTCGAACATGGCCGGCCAGGAGGACTCGCTGACCCGTGACGGCGGGGGGATCCTGGACTACTGCCGCCTCCACGGCATCACTGTCCAGGCCTGGTCACCCTTCCAGAGGGGCGCCCAGGGTGGCGTGTTCTTCGGCTCCGAGGACCACCCGGAGCTCAACGCGGAACTGGACCGGCTGGCCACGCACTACGGCGTCACCCCGACGGCGATCGCCACGTCCTGGATCACCCGTCACCCGGCCAACATGCAGGTGGTGCTCGGGACCACCAATCCGCAGCGGATCGCCGAGGCGGTGGCCGGTTCCGACCTCCCGCTCACCCGGGGCGAGTGGTACGGCCTGCTCCAGGCGGCCGGCCACCACGTCCCCTGA
- a CDS encoding type II toxin-antitoxin system Phd/YefM family antitoxin — protein sequence MKTISYTESRARYAEVLDGVVNDREEVIVTRSGHESVVIVSLEDYESLRETAYLMRSPSNARRLLDSMEALESGHGTARDLIED from the coding sequence ATGAAAACCATCAGCTATACAGAGTCGCGGGCGCGGTACGCAGAAGTCCTTGACGGCGTCGTGAACGACCGCGAAGAAGTGATCGTGACCCGTTCGGGTCATGAGTCCGTGGTGATCGTTTCGCTGGAGGACTACGAGTCCCTGCGGGAAACGGCCTACCTCATGCGCTCGCCGTCCAATGCCCGCCGTCTGCTGGATTCTATGGAAGCCCTGGAGTCCGGCCACGGAACGGCACGTGACCTCATCGAGGATTGA
- a CDS encoding Txe/YoeB family addiction module toxin, whose protein sequence is MLLIWSENAWEDYLWWQAQDRHVLKRINLLIKDIQRNGNEGIGKPEALKHNFAGYWSRRITDEHRLVYKCADDETRIAACRYHYG, encoded by the coding sequence GTGCTGCTGATCTGGAGCGAGAACGCGTGGGAGGACTACCTGTGGTGGCAAGCGCAGGATCGCCACGTCCTGAAGAGGATCAATCTTCTGATCAAAGACATCCAGCGGAACGGCAACGAGGGGATCGGCAAGCCAGAGGCCCTCAAACACAACTTCGCCGGGTATTGGTCGCGACGCATCACGGATGAGCACCGGCTCGTCTATAAATGTGCAGACGACGAAACGCGCATCGCGGCCTGCCGATACCACTACGGCTGA